Genomic window (Corynebacterium simulans):
GACTCCGGTTATTCCAGGGGCCTAAGCCAGAAAAGCCGGTCATCTTCAATGCGTGAAGGCGGCCGGCTTTTCGCTTGTGCATTTCGCATCGCTGGGTTGGAGCCGCCGGCCGAAGCGCCGAGTGTAGGATTAACGCCATGAGTCTTGATCCACAACTTCTAGAGATTTTGGTCTGCCCCCAAGATAAAGGGCCGCTGACCTATAACGAGGATGCACAGGTTCTGGTCAACGAGCGTCTCGGCATTGCCTATCCCATCGAGGACGACATCCCGGTGATGCTAGCTGATCACGCAAAAGCATGGCCT
Coding sequences:
- a CDS encoding Trm112 family protein, giving the protein MSLDPQLLEILVCPQDKGPLTYNEDAQVLVNERLGIAYPIEDDIPVMLADHAKAWPAEAGA